From one Comamonas piscis genomic stretch:
- a CDS encoding methyltransferase, with amino-acid sequence MTTAQPESFATIQWEEGGEPQSARWRCERGTAPSARVVLADDTMPADVAYRLACQGTALLWRGDFQNARMLLQSLARRLDKTGERKAKKKPAAPSASGMPTPQVALPFHQQRHLQAQRARVLSMVLIGMDAQYAIALRRAPEVQAACADAWGAPEGDLGQVVSLRELQALVGAHEWRKKGVEIPALAKLAPKGYDRIHPHYGVFSPVRGEYVDLIAQAPLPTALAKKSLAYDIGTGTGVIAAVLARRGIQKIVATDTDPRALACARENLERLGVDQKVELAQTDLFPEGKAALVVCNPPWVPAKPSAPVERAVYDEGSRMLRGFLAGVSAHLAPGGEAWLILSDFAEHLGLRSREELLSWIAEAGLQVVGKNQIRPRHAKAQDSANPLHQARAAEMTTLWRLQVGW; translated from the coding sequence ATGACCACTGCCCAGCCAGAGAGTTTCGCCACCATCCAATGGGAAGAGGGCGGCGAGCCGCAAAGCGCACGCTGGCGTTGCGAGCGCGGCACTGCGCCTTCTGCGCGTGTTGTGCTGGCCGATGACACCATGCCGGCCGATGTGGCCTACCGCCTGGCTTGCCAAGGCACGGCGCTGCTGTGGCGCGGCGATTTCCAGAACGCCCGCATGCTGCTCCAGTCGCTGGCACGCCGTCTGGACAAGACGGGCGAGCGCAAGGCCAAGAAAAAGCCGGCGGCCCCTTCCGCCTCCGGCATGCCTACGCCGCAGGTGGCCTTGCCTTTTCACCAGCAACGCCACTTGCAGGCGCAGCGCGCCCGTGTGCTGTCGATGGTGCTGATTGGCATGGATGCGCAGTACGCGATTGCCTTGCGCCGCGCGCCTGAGGTGCAAGCCGCCTGCGCGGATGCCTGGGGTGCGCCCGAGGGCGATCTGGGCCAGGTGGTGTCCCTGCGCGAACTGCAAGCCCTGGTGGGCGCCCATGAGTGGCGCAAGAAGGGTGTGGAGATCCCTGCGCTGGCCAAGCTGGCGCCCAAGGGCTATGACCGCATCCATCCGCACTACGGCGTGTTCTCGCCGGTGCGGGGCGAGTATGTCGACCTGATCGCGCAAGCGCCGCTGCCTACCGCGCTCGCCAAGAAGTCGCTGGCCTACGACATTGGCACGGGTACCGGCGTCATCGCTGCCGTGCTGGCCCGCCGTGGCATCCAGAAGATTGTGGCCACCGATACCGATCCGCGTGCGCTGGCTTGCGCGCGTGAGAACCTGGAGCGCCTGGGCGTGGACCAGAAGGTGGAGCTGGCGCAAACCGATCTGTTCCCCGAGGGCAAGGCCGCGCTGGTGGTGTGCAACCCACCCTGGGTGCCTGCCAAGCCCAGCGCGCCGGTTGAACGTGCCGTGTATGACGAAGGCAGCCGCATGCTGCGTGGTTTTCTGGCCGGCGTCTCTGCCCACCTGGCACCCGGTGGCGAGGCCTGGTTGATCCTGTCCGATTTTGCCGAGCACCTGGGTCTGCGCAGCCGTGAGGAGCTGCTCAGCTGGATCGCCGAGGCCGGCTTGCAGGTGGTGGGCAAGAACCAGATCCGCCCGCGCCATGCCAAGGCGCAAGACTCCGCCAACCCGCTCCACCAGGCCCGCGCGGCCGAGATGACCACCTTGTGGCGTCTGCAGGTGGGTTGGTAA
- a CDS encoding aldehyde dehydrogenase family protein, whose protein sequence is MDVSELHSRFAAMRAATRAQTDTPLLLRRERLLRLQKLLQDNEERLCASVQADFGQRSARVTTFTELMPLHSQLRQALRHMRRWAAPQRVATPLQLWPARAWLQAMPLGVVGVIAPWNYPLLLALGPAISALAAGNRVIIKPSEYTPETMALLAELVPSYFADDEVAVLAGDAGASAELAALPLDHLLFTGSTATGRKVALAAANHLVPTTLELGGKSPCLLEQSCDIPDAARKIAHAKLLNAGQTCIAPDYVLLPRSSASAFVEAYSQAVQAMYPQQQGNPDYTSVIHAAHASRVLGMLAQAEQAGAQVIRLEGAGDAVSQSRIGDGISRQLAPALVLGVTAQMQLMQEEIFGPVLPVLQYDDREEAIAAINQGDIPLAFYWFGQDRRQGLDAAQRVRAAGMCMNDCLLQFAHAELPFGGWGHSGWGAMHGQYGFMRFSHAKPVLRQGGWSAAAWLYPPYGRRFDLLMRLIYRRTKR, encoded by the coding sequence ATGGATGTGAGCGAGTTGCACAGCCGGTTTGCAGCCATGCGTGCCGCCACCCGCGCGCAGACAGACACCCCGCTGCTGTTGCGGCGCGAGCGCTTGCTGCGCCTGCAAAAGCTGCTGCAGGACAATGAAGAGCGCCTCTGCGCCAGCGTGCAGGCCGATTTTGGCCAGCGCTCGGCGCGGGTCACCACCTTTACCGAGTTGATGCCCTTGCACAGCCAGCTGCGCCAAGCGCTGCGGCACATGCGGCGCTGGGCGGCCCCACAGCGGGTGGCCACCCCCTTGCAGCTCTGGCCTGCGCGGGCCTGGCTGCAGGCCATGCCGCTGGGCGTAGTTGGGGTGATTGCGCCCTGGAACTATCCCTTGCTGCTGGCCTTGGGGCCCGCCATCAGTGCGCTGGCTGCCGGCAACCGCGTCATCATCAAACCCAGCGAATACACGCCCGAAACCATGGCCTTGCTGGCCGAGCTGGTGCCCAGCTATTTTGCCGATGATGAAGTTGCGGTGCTCGCTGGCGATGCAGGCGCCTCTGCCGAGCTGGCAGCACTACCGTTGGACCACCTGCTGTTTACCGGCTCCACGGCGACGGGGCGCAAGGTTGCCTTGGCCGCTGCCAACCACCTGGTGCCGACCACCCTGGAGCTGGGTGGTAAATCCCCCTGCCTGCTGGAGCAAAGCTGCGACATCCCGGATGCGGCGCGCAAAATTGCCCATGCCAAGCTGTTGAATGCCGGCCAGACCTGTATTGCGCCTGATTATGTGTTGCTGCCGCGGAGCAGCGCGTCGGCCTTTGTTGAGGCCTACAGCCAAGCGGTGCAGGCCATGTACCCGCAGCAGCAAGGCAACCCCGATTACACCTCGGTCATCCATGCGGCCCACGCCAGCCGGGTGCTGGGCATGCTGGCCCAGGCCGAGCAAGCGGGGGCGCAGGTGATTCGCCTGGAAGGCGCTGGGGATGCAGTGTCGCAAAGCCGCATTGGCGACGGCATCAGCCGCCAGTTGGCGCCCGCGCTGGTGCTGGGGGTGACGGCGCAGATGCAGCTGATGCAGGAAGAGATCTTTGGCCCGGTGCTGCCGGTGCTGCAGTATGACGACCGCGAGGAGGCGATTGCGGCGATCAACCAGGGCGACATACCGTTGGCGTTTTACTGGTTTGGCCAAGACCGCCGGCAGGGCCTGGATGCGGCGCAGCGGGTGCGGGCCGCCGGCATGTGCATGAATGACTGCCTGCTGCAGTTCGCTCATGCCGAGCTGCCTTTCGGCGGTTGGGGGCACAGCGGCTGGGGCGCCATGCATGGCCAGTACGGTTTTATGCGCTTCTCGCACGCCAAGCCAGTGCTGCGCCAAGGGGGCTGGTCGGCAGCGGCATGGCTGTATCCGCCTTATGGCCGGCGCTTTGATCTGCTGATGCGGCTAATTTACCGCCGAACCAAGCGCTAA
- the pilV gene encoding type IV pilus modification protein PilV produces MRMPSHPQACFSRGISLLESLIAMLLLVIAVLAMLAIQLRTLADTQTSTRRVQAIRLIEDLAERMRANPHAWDQLERYVSDWQPATAAPSAKACSAQPCSAAELASHELAQWRLQVERSLPLGQSRIFLAPGENIAANRRQLGVMLRWRESAHAPAGRSALARYRNPVDATKSPGEGERGGEVVCQDDDGDQRYTCHLQYLALNARCTAERMGSAVHYHCGGT; encoded by the coding sequence ATGCGCATGCCCTCCCACCCCCAGGCCTGCTTCTCGCGAGGCATCAGCTTGCTGGAGTCGCTGATTGCCATGCTGCTGCTGGTCATCGCCGTGCTGGCGATGCTCGCCATCCAACTGCGCACCCTCGCCGATACGCAGACCAGTACCCGGCGTGTGCAGGCCATACGCCTGATCGAAGACCTGGCTGAGCGCATGCGCGCCAACCCGCATGCCTGGGACCAGCTGGAGCGCTATGTGAGCGACTGGCAGCCAGCAACGGCTGCACCCTCGGCGAAGGCTTGCAGCGCCCAGCCCTGCAGCGCCGCTGAGCTGGCATCCCATGAGCTGGCGCAGTGGCGCTTGCAGGTGGAGCGCAGCTTGCCGCTGGGGCAGTCCAGGATTTTTTTGGCGCCTGGCGAGAACATAGCGGCCAACCGGCGCCAACTGGGGGTGATGCTGCGCTGGCGCGAAAGTGCGCATGCCCCTGCGGGCCGCAGCGCCCTGGCGCGGTACCGGAATCCGGTCGATGCCACCAAGAGCCCGGGCGAAGGGGAGCGCGGCGGCGAGGTCGTCTGCCAGGATGATGACGGCGATCAGCGCTACACCTGCCATCTGCAGTACCTGGCATTGAACGCACGCTGTACCGCAGAGCGCATGGGCAGCGCCGTGCATTACCACTGCGGGGGGACTTGA
- a CDS encoding tRNA dihydrouridine synthase: MRLLLAPMEGLLDFVLRDVLTSLGGADRCVSEFIRITGSLLPDKVYLRTMPELRNGSCTAAGTPVRAQLLGSDAASMAANAAQLAALSPEGIDLNFGCPAKVVNRHGGGAALLQDPSAIHAVVAAVRGAVPAAMPVSAKMRLGFNDRALMLDCALAMQEAGACELVVHGRTKLDGYRPPAYWDQIARIREAVSIPVVANGEIWTVDDALRCQAESGCQDLMLGRGIVADPGLAWRIRKAVAERDGLPMPAGMRDVQWPDLLPALLRFWQLVCADLEPRQRAGRLKQWLNLMRRAFPEAEAAYQHVRVMTDQAAISLWLEELQQQCLAASPATLPSQQ; the protein is encoded by the coding sequence ATGCGTTTGCTGCTGGCGCCCATGGAGGGCTTGCTTGATTTTGTGCTGCGTGATGTGCTCACCAGCCTGGGCGGTGCGGACCGCTGCGTGTCGGAGTTCATCCGCATCACCGGCAGCCTGCTGCCCGACAAGGTCTACCTGCGCACCATGCCCGAGTTGCGCAATGGCAGCTGCACCGCTGCAGGCACCCCTGTGCGTGCGCAGCTGCTGGGCAGCGATGCAGCCAGCATGGCGGCCAATGCCGCGCAACTGGCGGCCTTGTCGCCCGAGGGCATCGATCTGAACTTTGGCTGCCCTGCCAAAGTGGTCAACCGCCACGGCGGCGGTGCGGCGCTGCTGCAAGACCCCAGCGCCATCCATGCGGTGGTGGCAGCCGTGCGCGGTGCGGTGCCTGCAGCGATGCCGGTCTCCGCCAAGATGCGTTTGGGCTTTAACGACCGGGCTTTGATGCTGGACTGCGCGTTGGCCATGCAAGAGGCCGGTGCCTGCGAGCTGGTGGTGCATGGGCGCACCAAGCTCGATGGCTACCGCCCACCGGCTTACTGGGACCAGATTGCGCGCATCCGCGAAGCGGTCAGCATCCCCGTGGTTGCCAATGGCGAAATCTGGACCGTGGACGATGCCCTGCGCTGCCAGGCCGAATCGGGCTGCCAGGACCTGATGCTTGGGCGCGGCATTGTCGCCGACCCGGGCCTGGCCTGGCGCATCCGCAAAGCCGTGGCCGAGCGCGATGGCCTGCCGATGCCCGCAGGCATGCGCGATGTGCAATGGCCGGACCTGCTGCCCGCGCTGCTGCGGTTTTGGCAGCTGGTCTGCGCGGACCTGGAGCCACGCCAGCGCGCTGGGCGTTTAAAGCAGTGGCTAAATCTGATGCGCCGGGCCTTCCCCGAGGCCGAGGCCGCTTACCAGCATGTGCGGGTGATGACGGACCAGGCAGCGATCAGCCTGTGGCTGGAAGAGCTGCAGCAGCAGTGCTTGGCTGCCAGTCCGGCCACACTCCCATCACAGCAGTGA
- a CDS encoding GspH/FimT family pseudopilin produces the protein MNPIVLFYLLSYRKRLCCQRGLTAVELLVTISILAIIASLAAHSFSGLLQRWRVRQSLEAMHSAIFLARSEAIKRSGRVALQRITDSMHCQPAATSHDWSCGWQVCVHALGDQACADGAPVLQRFETLRGLQVQRSSLGESIRFDRWGMPLAGFSFALAPKGKSWEDAAARSLCTSRGGRVRMGDAASCTSRN, from the coding sequence ATGAATCCAATAGTTTTATTTTATTTATTGAGCTATAGAAAGCGCTTGTGCTGCCAGCGAGGGCTGACTGCCGTGGAGCTGCTGGTCACCATCAGCATCCTGGCCATCATCGCGAGCCTGGCCGCGCACAGTTTCAGCGGGCTTTTGCAACGCTGGCGGGTGCGGCAATCGCTGGAGGCCATGCATTCGGCCATTTTCTTGGCGCGCTCCGAGGCCATCAAGCGCAGTGGACGGGTGGCCTTGCAGCGAATCACCGACAGCATGCATTGCCAGCCCGCCGCCACCAGCCATGACTGGAGCTGCGGCTGGCAGGTTTGTGTGCATGCGCTGGGTGACCAGGCATGCGCCGATGGTGCGCCGGTATTGCAGCGGTTTGAAACCCTTCGAGGCCTGCAGGTGCAGCGCAGCAGCCTGGGCGAATCCATCCGCTTTGACCGCTGGGGCATGCCGTTGGCGGGTTTCAGCTTTGCACTGGCGCCTAAGGGCAAGTCCTGGGAGGATGCCGCGGCCCGAAGCCTGTGCACCAGCCGAGGTGGCCGCGTGCGAATGGGCGATGCCGCATCGTGCACGTCCAGGAACTGA
- a CDS encoding GNAT family N-acetyltransferase, whose translation MSETIQVRPATLRDAKAIAQIHAAASVESYRGVLPDDQLKSISSVEKRQAYWREAIEYCEPQVQVAVENDKIVGFIGFDRSRDAKTRPTTGEIWAIYAAPTHWDQGVGVALWDAARDGLSEEGCTSVTAWVPLRNERALRFHESAGFKREMSTAKTATVGAIKIEEVRMQRSLMNR comes from the coding sequence ATGTCTGAAACTATCCAGGTTCGTCCCGCAACTCTCCGTGATGCCAAAGCCATTGCCCAAATCCATGCAGCCGCTTCTGTTGAAAGCTATCGCGGCGTTTTGCCCGATGACCAGTTGAAATCCATCTCTTCTGTTGAGAAGCGCCAGGCTTACTGGCGCGAAGCCATCGAGTACTGCGAGCCCCAGGTTCAGGTCGCCGTTGAGAACGACAAGATTGTCGGTTTCATCGGTTTTGACCGCTCACGCGATGCCAAGACCCGCCCCACCACGGGTGAAATCTGGGCCATCTATGCTGCCCCTACGCACTGGGACCAGGGCGTCGGTGTGGCACTGTGGGATGCGGCGCGTGATGGCCTGTCCGAAGAAGGCTGTACCTCGGTAACGGCATGGGTGCCGCTGCGCAATGAGCGCGCTCTGCGTTTCCATGAATCCGCTGGTTTCAAGCGCGAAATGTCGACGGCCAAGACCGCCACCGTGGGCGCGATCAAGATCGAAGAAGTGCGCATGCAGCGCTCGTTGATGAACCGCTGA
- the ribD gene encoding bifunctional diaminohydroxyphosphoribosylaminopyrimidine deaminase/5-amino-6-(5-phosphoribosylamino)uracil reductase RibD → MTDLPMQTALDLAASALFITSPNPRVGCLLVAADGQVIGQGHTQRAGGPHAEIMALRDAAARGHSTVGATAYVTLEPCAHHGRTGPCCDALAAAGIAKVVGAITDPNPLVAGNGFGRLRAAGVEVVVCTPEDGGEASRELNIGFFSRMVRKQPWVRLKAAMSLDGATALPDGSSQWITGEAARADGHHWRARACAILTGVGTVLADDPALDVRYVQTPRQPRLVVLDSQLRTPPRARIFAAEREVLVYTRSNDSARQAALEAAGATIVQLPAVAPQAAGSDSRIDLAALMQDLGAREVNELHVEAGGILNGALLQAGLVDECLLYLAPKLLGQGLGAFGGMALQGLDEATALDIRSIEPLGADLRILARVQGHGSF, encoded by the coding sequence ATGACTGATCTACCGATGCAAACCGCGCTGGACCTGGCTGCCAGCGCCCTGTTTATTACCTCTCCCAATCCCCGTGTCGGTTGCCTGCTGGTGGCTGCAGATGGCCAGGTCATCGGCCAGGGCCACACCCAGCGTGCGGGCGGGCCGCATGCGGAAATCATGGCCTTGCGCGACGCCGCAGCCCGGGGCCACAGCACGGTGGGCGCGACCGCCTATGTCACCCTGGAGCCCTGCGCACACCATGGCCGCACAGGCCCCTGCTGCGATGCGCTAGCCGCGGCCGGCATTGCCAAAGTGGTGGGCGCCATCACTGACCCGAACCCGCTGGTGGCTGGCAATGGTTTTGGCCGTCTGCGTGCCGCCGGGGTGGAGGTAGTGGTCTGCACGCCTGAGGATGGCGGTGAGGCCTCGCGCGAACTCAATATCGGCTTTTTCAGCCGCATGGTGCGCAAACAGCCCTGGGTGCGGCTGAAGGCCGCCATGTCACTCGATGGCGCCACCGCCTTGCCCGATGGCAGCAGCCAATGGATCACCGGCGAGGCTGCCCGTGCCGATGGCCACCACTGGCGGGCCAGGGCCTGTGCCATCTTGACCGGGGTGGGCACCGTGCTGGCCGATGACCCGGCGCTGGATGTGCGCTATGTGCAGACCCCGCGCCAGCCGCGCCTGGTGGTTCTGGACAGCCAATTGCGCACCCCTCCCCGGGCCCGCATATTTGCCGCCGAACGCGAGGTCTTGGTCTACACCCGCAGCAATGACAGCGCTCGCCAAGCGGCGCTGGAGGCCGCTGGCGCCACCATTGTCCAACTGCCCGCTGTAGCGCCCCAAGCCGCAGGTTCAGACTCCCGTATCGACCTAGCCGCTCTGATGCAAGACCTGGGCGCCAGAGAAGTCAACGAGCTGCATGTAGAGGCCGGCGGCATTCTGAACGGCGCGCTGCTGCAGGCGGGCCTGGTTGACGAATGCCTGCTGTACCTGGCGCCCAAGCTGTTGGGCCAGGGGCTGGGCGCCTTTGGTGGCATGGCACTGCAAGGGCTCGACGAGGCCACCGCGCTGGACATCCGCTCCATTGAACCGCTGGGCGCTGACCTGCGCATCCTCGCACGCGTGCAAGGACATGGATCGTTTTGA
- a CDS encoding phospholipase D-like domain-containing protein, giving the protein MPTAPLKPASSPFAAPAASPLKRLRHQLALVVATCVLAGCASKLPAQVDRPVSSAQPPAASSPLVQISQQRQKAENKAGSGVSGFEILAGAQAAYGARLALVQGAKHTLDVQYYAIHADASTARLLEGVVNAARRGVRVRVLLDDFHGTGRNAQVMRLAFEPNIEMRMFNPLPGDRDSTISRMWNAATDFQRAQQRMHNKLFLADNVMGIMGGRNLGDAYFDNDESSNFLDTDVLIMGPSVQDLSSSFDSYWNNERAYPVQSLISKQALEDMQKSFRERALRSNDEDTSETSAAPAAQTAQAASGGARPSPPDGEPRPDGDITPEQRERAWDMKPVDLRSVPLVWAHSVVLADSPSKIPAVDSDGQTIPMSAAPGMLENKRLSQLRALAETRNPGHIPSADSVVDGLVQLLSYAKKDLLIVSPYFVPGESMRQAFKEAVQRGVRVRVLTNSLSSNDAPIAHIGYARYREELLRDGVELYELVSDESDLRAAFGLGSGQNSFREGRRVMLHSKVLVLDGQLLVVGSMNLDQRSKLQNTEIAVLVRSRKLSGQAGGMIEKGLESAAWRVVLKDGDLLWQAPQNTRLKDQTTEPDASLPLRLMLKIISPFTPDSLL; this is encoded by the coding sequence ATGCCGACTGCCCCGCTAAAACCCGCCTCGTCCCCGTTCGCTGCCCCTGCGGCCTCACCGCTAAAGCGACTGCGCCACCAACTGGCGCTGGTAGTGGCAACCTGCGTGCTCGCAGGCTGCGCCAGCAAGCTGCCCGCCCAAGTCGACAGGCCCGTCTCATCCGCCCAGCCACCTGCGGCCAGCAGCCCGTTGGTGCAGATCAGCCAACAGCGCCAAAAGGCCGAAAACAAGGCGGGATCGGGTGTTTCGGGCTTCGAGATACTGGCAGGCGCGCAAGCGGCCTATGGCGCTCGCCTGGCGCTGGTGCAAGGCGCCAAGCACACCCTGGATGTGCAGTATTACGCCATCCATGCCGATGCCAGCACCGCGCGTTTGCTGGAAGGGGTGGTGAATGCCGCGCGCCGAGGGGTGCGCGTGCGTGTACTGCTCGATGATTTCCACGGCACCGGCCGCAATGCGCAGGTGATGCGCCTGGCGTTTGAGCCCAATATAGAGATGCGGATGTTCAACCCGCTGCCGGGTGACCGCGATTCGACCATCAGCCGCATGTGGAATGCGGCCACCGACTTTCAGCGCGCGCAGCAGCGCATGCACAACAAGCTGTTCTTGGCCGACAACGTGATGGGCATCATGGGTGGCCGCAACCTGGGCGATGCCTATTTCGACAACGACGAAAGCTCCAACTTTCTGGACACCGATGTGCTCATCATGGGCCCCTCGGTGCAGGACCTGTCCAGCAGCTTTGACAGCTACTGGAACAACGAGCGCGCCTACCCGGTGCAATCGCTGATCAGCAAGCAGGCGCTGGAGGACATGCAAAAGTCCTTCCGGGAACGCGCGCTGCGCAGCAATGACGAAGACACGTCAGAGACCTCGGCGGCGCCTGCGGCGCAAACCGCACAGGCCGCATCAGGCGGCGCACGGCCTTCTCCGCCCGATGGTGAGCCCCGCCCCGATGGCGACATCACGCCCGAGCAGCGTGAACGCGCCTGGGACATGAAACCGGTGGATTTGCGCTCGGTGCCACTGGTCTGGGCCCATTCGGTCGTGCTGGCGGATTCGCCCAGCAAGATACCGGCGGTGGATTCCGATGGCCAGACCATTCCGATGAGCGCAGCGCCTGGCATGCTGGAGAACAAGCGCCTGAGCCAGCTGCGCGCGCTAGCCGAAACCCGCAACCCCGGCCACATCCCCAGTGCCGATTCGGTGGTCGATGGCCTGGTGCAGCTGCTCAGCTACGCCAAAAAGGATTTGCTGATTGTCTCGCCCTACTTCGTGCCCGGCGAATCGATGCGCCAGGCTTTCAAAGAGGCTGTGCAACGCGGGGTGCGTGTGCGCGTCCTTACCAACTCGCTGTCGTCCAACGATGCGCCGATTGCCCATATCGGCTATGCGCGCTACCGCGAAGAACTACTGCGTGATGGGGTTGAGCTGTATGAGCTGGTCAGTGACGAGAGCGACTTGCGCGCCGCCTTTGGCCTGGGCAGTGGCCAGAACAGTTTTCGCGAAGGGCGCCGTGTGATGCTGCACAGCAAGGTGCTGGTGCTTGATGGCCAGCTGCTGGTGGTGGGATCGATGAACCTGGACCAGCGCTCCAAGCTGCAGAACACCGAGATTGCAGTGCTGGTGCGCAGCCGCAAGCTCTCTGGCCAAGCGGGCGGCATGATTGAAAAAGGGCTGGAGAGTGCCGCCTGGCGCGTGGTGCTGAAGGATGGCGACCTGCTTTGGCAGGCACCGCAAAACACCCGCTTGAAAGACCAGACCACCGAGCCCGATGCCAGCCTGCCGCTGCGGCTGATGCTCAAGATCATCAGCCCCTTTACCCCTGATTCACTGCTGTGA